A window from Sphingobacterium hotanense encodes these proteins:
- a CDS encoding ABC transporter ATP-binding protein, translating to MKTYFRLISFAKPIEKYAIPYLLCTVFMVVFSTLNLALLAPLLHTLFNAQDAVVEVVEKPTGTFDLMGYFNYFAYDLNNRLGPYEALKYICVVIVASVFISNLFRYLSQRVMENLRIHTLLNLRKSVFNNVMNLHLGFFSNQRKGDIISKIASDVQVVQFSVTSTLQVAFKEPLQLIAYVVMLFIISAKLTLFSLLVIPFSAFIISRIVKTLKAQAQEGQKTYANMITYLEEALSGVKIIKSFNAIEYVKAKFNGENDRYATIMRRMVRRQQMGSPVSELLGVVMVAIILLYGGHLVLTGNGDLSASEFIAYIAIFSQVMRPAKALTDAFSNIHNGIAAGERVLQLIDEKNLVEDKPNAKVVTSFSDKIEFDQVSFSYEEKEVLRDINLSIQKGETVALVGPSGGGKSTLVDLIPRFMDVSSGSIKMDGTDLRDLNQDSLRHLIGVVNQESILFNDTIFNNIAFANTSATEEEVIKAAKIANAHEFIMATEQGYQTNIGDRGSKLSGGQRQRICIARAVLKNPPIMLLDEATSALDTESERLVQDSLYKLMENRTTVVIAHRLSTIQNADKIIVLEGGRIAETGSHFELIAQNGLYKRLIDMQQFAEA from the coding sequence ATGAAGACATACTTTAGATTAATTTCATTCGCGAAGCCTATTGAGAAATACGCCATACCATACCTCCTCTGTACGGTTTTTATGGTGGTGTTCAGTACCCTCAATCTAGCATTGCTGGCTCCGTTACTCCATACCCTTTTTAATGCCCAAGATGCTGTTGTTGAGGTGGTTGAAAAACCAACGGGTACATTCGACTTGATGGGTTATTTCAATTACTTCGCCTACGACCTGAACAATAGACTAGGTCCGTACGAAGCATTGAAATACATCTGTGTGGTAATCGTCGCATCGGTATTTATCTCTAATTTATTCCGATACCTTTCTCAAAGGGTAATGGAAAACTTAAGAATCCATACCTTATTGAATCTTAGAAAGTCGGTTTTCAACAATGTAATGAATCTACATTTAGGATTCTTTTCGAATCAGCGTAAAGGGGATATTATTTCTAAGATCGCATCGGACGTACAGGTGGTGCAGTTCTCGGTTACCAGTACTTTGCAGGTTGCCTTTAAAGAACCACTGCAATTGATCGCCTATGTGGTCATGCTGTTTATTATCTCTGCAAAGCTGACTTTATTTTCCCTATTGGTTATTCCTTTTTCAGCATTTATAATCTCACGAATCGTTAAAACGTTGAAAGCGCAGGCGCAGGAAGGTCAGAAGACCTACGCAAATATGATTACCTATTTGGAAGAAGCGCTAAGCGGGGTGAAGATTATCAAATCTTTCAATGCGATAGAGTATGTAAAGGCGAAGTTCAATGGAGAAAATGATCGTTATGCTACGATTATGCGCCGTATGGTTCGTAGACAGCAAATGGGATCTCCAGTATCCGAATTATTAGGTGTTGTGATGGTTGCAATCATCCTATTATATGGCGGTCATCTTGTGCTTACTGGAAATGGGGACTTATCTGCATCGGAGTTCATCGCCTATATTGCGATTTTCTCACAAGTGATGCGTCCAGCGAAGGCATTGACCGATGCTTTCAGTAATATCCATAACGGTATTGCTGCAGGAGAACGCGTATTGCAGTTAATTGACGAGAAGAACCTAGTAGAAGACAAACCGAACGCCAAAGTGGTTACTTCCTTCAGCGACAAAATCGAATTTGATCAAGTTTCATTCTCCTACGAAGAGAAAGAAGTATTACGCGACATCAATCTCAGCATCCAAAAGGGAGAGACTGTTGCGCTCGTTGGTCCTTCCGGTGGCGGGAAATCAACCTTGGTAGATCTTATTCCGCGTTTCATGGACGTAAGTTCCGGAAGCATCAAGATGGATGGCACAGATTTGCGAGACCTGAACCAGGATTCATTAAGGCATCTAATTGGCGTAGTCAATCAAGAATCTATACTTTTCAACGATACGATCTTCAACAATATCGCATTTGCAAACACTTCCGCTACGGAAGAGGAAGTGATTAAGGCTGCAAAGATTGCGAATGCGCATGAGTTTATCATGGCAACAGAGCAAGGCTATCAAACGAATATCGGCGACAGAGGCTCCAAGCTATCTGGTGGTCAGAGACAGCGTATCTGTATTGCGCGTGCGGTTCTTAAGAATCCACCGATTATGCTGTTAGATGAGGCGACGTCAGCCTTAGATACCGAATCAGAACGCTTAGTACAGGACTCCCTGTACAAGCTTATGGAAAACAGAACAACGGTAGTTATTGCGCATCGATTGAGCACCATTCAAAATGCAGACAAAATTATCGTATTAGAAGGTGGAAGAATTGCAGAAACTGGCTCTCATTTTGAGCTTATTGCGCAGAATGGATTATATAAACGACTGATTGATATGCAGCAATTTGCTGAGGCTTAA
- a CDS encoding substrate-binding domain-containing protein: protein MANRTPSGKLVSIHYKKGDRILVLNIQREFSNIDHSTNRLAGFESFFAESEAGWNILKLEVSADSYDIFQAYFGQYLQQNELDVVFVTNAWVYWVARYFEEHSINDIILIGYDYTSKNIDYVERGGIDFLICQKPLELGYKALATLFEHFISKRPISRIQYMPIDIVTKENSNLYEH from the coding sequence ATGGCAAACAGGACGCCTAGCGGCAAACTTGTGTCAATACATTATAAAAAGGGAGATCGAATTCTCGTGTTAAATATACAGCGGGAATTCAGCAATATCGATCATAGTACCAATCGTCTTGCAGGATTTGAAAGCTTTTTCGCCGAAAGTGAGGCGGGATGGAACATCCTTAAACTCGAAGTCAGTGCCGATAGTTACGATATTTTCCAAGCCTATTTTGGTCAGTATCTGCAGCAGAATGAGTTGGACGTTGTTTTCGTAACGAATGCTTGGGTTTATTGGGTAGCACGCTATTTTGAAGAACATTCCATTAACGATATCATTCTTATCGGCTATGACTATACCAGCAAAAACATAGATTATGTCGAAAGGGGAGGTATCGACTTCCTGATTTGTCAAAAACCGCTTGAACTTGGATATAAAGCTTTAGCTACATTATTTGAACATTTTATTTCCAAACGCCCTATATCACGCATACAATACATGCCTATTGATATTGTGACGAAGGAAAACTCCAACCTATATGAACATTGA
- a CDS encoding LacI family DNA-binding transcriptional regulator — MKATELSGVKEIARRANVSIATVDRVLHNRVGVALKTKEKIESIIKDMDYKPNILAKRLASKRVHRFAVLMPRECVETDYWRAPLLGIQSALNELGDFGVELTYFLFDRQDREHFKEMSESVLENTLDAVIVAPIFLSEAERFVKRCEERRINIYLLIMTCRRHNHSALSVPINGKQDA, encoded by the coding sequence ATGAAAGCTACGGAATTATCTGGCGTCAAAGAAATTGCTCGGAGGGCTAACGTATCTATCGCCACAGTTGATCGTGTATTGCATAATAGAGTTGGTGTTGCGCTCAAGACGAAAGAAAAAATCGAATCGATCATAAAAGACATGGATTACAAACCGAATATTCTAGCGAAGCGACTAGCATCGAAGCGAGTTCATCGTTTTGCGGTTCTTATGCCTAGAGAGTGTGTCGAAACTGATTATTGGCGGGCTCCGCTGCTAGGGATACAATCGGCATTGAACGAGTTAGGAGACTTTGGCGTAGAACTTACTTACTTCCTGTTCGACCGGCAAGACCGAGAGCATTTCAAGGAGATGTCCGAATCGGTTCTTGAGAACACCTTAGATGCTGTCATCGTAGCACCAATCTTTCTATCCGAGGCAGAACGCTTCGTTAAGCGTTGTGAGGAGCGGAGGATAAATATCTATTTATTAATAATGACCTGCCGTCGTCACAACCACTCAGCTTTATCGGTCCCGATCAATGGCAAACAGGACGCCTAG
- a CDS encoding pyridoxal phosphate-dependent aminotransferase has protein sequence MEIEVAKRLQHTEEYYFSKKLREIDEMNKNGAQVINLGIGSPDLPPHPEVIQVLQEQAALSNTHGYQSYKGAPALRQAMADWYNRYYRVSLNPNTEILPLMGSKEGIVHICMTYLQEGDQALIPNPGYPAYASAVRIAGAETIPYELKAEENWTPDLDTLEKTDLSKVKLMWINYPHMPTGALATAGFFEKVIAFGKKHNILICHDNPYSFILNDQPQSILSVDGALDIAIELNSLSKSSNMAGWRIGMLSAKQQRIDEILRFKSNMDSGMFLATQLAAAKALQLDKSWYTQLNESYKERREKVYQIMDFLGCEYDKNQVGLFVWAKVPTNYADSYALSDDILYNAQVFITPGGIFGSAGEQYIRISLCAKPEVLDQAMERLKARLGK, from the coding sequence ATGGAAATAGAAGTTGCGAAACGTCTCCAGCATACGGAAGAGTATTACTTTTCTAAAAAGCTGCGAGAGATCGACGAGATGAACAAGAACGGTGCGCAGGTTATCAACCTGGGTATCGGAAGTCCTGATTTGCCGCCTCATCCTGAAGTAATCCAAGTATTACAGGAGCAGGCAGCATTGTCCAACACGCATGGTTATCAAAGTTATAAAGGTGCTCCGGCACTACGACAAGCCATGGCAGATTGGTATAATCGATATTATCGCGTTTCGCTGAATCCTAATACGGAAATCCTCCCTTTAATGGGCTCAAAAGAGGGTATCGTTCATATTTGTATGACCTACCTTCAAGAGGGCGACCAGGCTTTAATTCCAAACCCGGGATACCCTGCCTATGCAAGCGCGGTTCGCATTGCCGGCGCTGAAACTATCCCTTACGAACTAAAGGCCGAGGAGAATTGGACACCAGATTTGGACACTTTAGAAAAAACCGATCTGTCCAAAGTAAAACTGATGTGGATTAACTATCCGCACATGCCGACGGGTGCTTTAGCCACTGCAGGTTTCTTTGAGAAAGTAATTGCATTCGGAAAAAAACACAACATATTGATCTGCCACGACAATCCATATAGTTTTATACTAAATGATCAGCCGCAAAGCATCCTTTCAGTAGACGGTGCATTAGATATTGCTATTGAGCTGAATTCGCTTAGCAAATCATCGAATATGGCGGGATGGCGTATTGGTATGCTGTCTGCAAAACAACAGCGCATAGACGAGATATTACGCTTTAAAAGCAATATGGACTCTGGTATGTTCCTCGCTACTCAACTTGCCGCAGCAAAAGCATTGCAACTGGATAAGTCATGGTACACCCAACTGAACGAGAGCTATAAAGAACGTCGTGAAAAAGTCTACCAGATCATGGACTTTTTAGGCTGTGAATACGATAAGAATCAGGTTGGCTTATTTGTTTGGGCAAAGGTCCCGACCAATTACGCAGACTCGTATGCATTAAGCGACGATATATTATATAACGCACAGGTATTTATTACCCCTGGCGGTATTTTTGGCTCTGCTGGCGAACAGTACATTCGGATTAGCCTTTGTGCTAAACCAGAAGTATTGGATCAAGCGATGGAAAGATTAAAAGCTAGGTTAGGCAAATAA
- a CDS encoding prephenate dehydrogenase: MNIAIVGVGLIGGSIGIRLKETKFCEKLVGVERNETNQKKALQLGLVDEIQSLEDALESCKVLILTVPVDAIMGILPGMLDKVTDQVIIDMGSTKSNILHLIQDHPNRGRYVAAHPMAGTEYSGPEAAIPNLFKDKMMVYVEAFKSDEDAFEIADSITDQLEMQTSFMNAEEHDMHTAYVSHISHLTSFALALTVLEKEKSQGRIFELAGSGFQSTVRLAKSSPDMWTPIFKQNRANVLEVLEEHIKQLQHIYDKIEKEDYDAVHKWIKKSNKIKRIIK; encoded by the coding sequence ATGAATATAGCAATTGTCGGAGTTGGTTTGATAGGTGGATCTATCGGCATTCGACTTAAAGAAACGAAGTTTTGCGAAAAACTGGTAGGTGTTGAAAGAAATGAAACCAATCAGAAAAAAGCATTACAATTAGGATTGGTTGATGAAATCCAATCATTAGAGGACGCATTAGAAAGCTGCAAAGTATTGATATTGACAGTGCCGGTCGATGCTATTATGGGGATACTCCCCGGTATGTTGGACAAGGTGACCGATCAGGTTATTATCGACATGGGATCAACGAAGTCAAATATCCTGCATTTGATTCAAGATCATCCAAACAGAGGTCGCTATGTAGCTGCTCACCCCATGGCGGGAACTGAATATTCGGGTCCTGAAGCTGCTATTCCAAACCTATTTAAAGATAAAATGATGGTTTATGTAGAAGCATTCAAATCGGATGAGGACGCCTTCGAAATCGCAGATAGTATAACGGATCAATTGGAAATGCAGACCTCCTTTATGAATGCTGAAGAGCATGATATGCACACTGCTTATGTTTCTCATATTTCGCACTTAACTTCTTTCGCATTGGCTTTAACTGTTCTTGAGAAAGAAAAGTCGCAGGGACGCATCTTTGAACTTGCAGGATCCGGATTCCAATCTACCGTACGTTTGGCTAAATCGTCGCCGGATATGTGGACTCCTATCTTCAAACAGAATCGAGCCAACGTATTGGAAGTATTGGAAGAACATATCAAGCAACTCCAGCACATTTACGACAAGATCGAGAAAGAGGATTACGACGCCGTACATAAATGGATTAAAAAATCAAATAAAATCAAACGCATAATCAAATAG
- a CDS encoding GNAT family N-acetyltransferase, giving the protein MLEKKTLSNELVKLIPMIKEDYEWVYAAASDPKIWEQHPDTRRYSPIGFTKYFQKLIATDIPYLIIDQKTEQVIGATSFYQFNEEEKSTAIGYSFLKTEYWGGEYNKSIKKLMMDFAFEQVDKVIFHVRKGNLRSQAALSKIGATEEFEYPAEDGTGVQVQYCIFKEDY; this is encoded by the coding sequence ATGTTGGAAAAGAAAACACTCAGCAATGAGCTCGTAAAGCTTATACCGATGATCAAAGAAGACTATGAATGGGTTTATGCAGCGGCATCCGACCCTAAGATATGGGAACAGCATCCGGATACTCGCCGCTACTCGCCTATAGGATTTACAAAATACTTCCAAAAGCTCATAGCGACCGATATCCCCTATCTAATTATCGATCAGAAAACCGAACAGGTAATCGGTGCGACTTCTTTCTATCAATTTAATGAGGAGGAAAAGTCGACCGCCATTGGTTATAGTTTCTTGAAAACAGAATATTGGGGCGGAGAGTATAATAAATCGATAAAGAAATTGATGATGGACTTCGCATTCGAGCAAGTCGATAAGGTGATTTTCCATGTCAGGAAAGGCAATTTACGCTCGCAAGCAGCACTTTCAAAGATCGGTGCTACGGAAGAGTTCGAATACCCAGCCGAAGACGGCACAGGGGTTCAGGTTCAATATTGCATCTTCAAAGAAGATTACTAG
- a CDS encoding IS1182 family transposase, with the protein MLSTQQKIQFSSYSGLYDIIVPKDNLLRKINDLIDFSFIYDELLAKYCQTNGRTAESPIKMFKYLLLKTIYTVSDVDVVERSRYDMSFKYFLEMAPEEDVINSSSLTKFRKLRLKDMDLLNLLINRTVTIALEKGIIKSKSIIVDATHTVSRSNPHTALAVLRERSKLLRKAIYQIDGEYKRNLPQKNESNDLDQELAYCRELQRVLDEDQSISEIPAVKEKLNLLKETIEDTKEYYLLSKDDEARLGHKSVDSSFFGYKTHLAMTEERIITAAVVTTGEKGDGPELPRLLEISQQNGMQVDTIIGDAAYSGKENLQLAKEQNIDIIAKLNPSITQGFRKDKDKFDYNKDADMFVCPAGHLAIRKARQGKKEQGTNQTETYYFDVEKCKVCPLREGCYKQGARTKSNSVSIKSELHREQMAFQQTDYYRSKSKQRYKIEAKNSELKNVHGYGRADAYGIHNMEMQGAMAIFTVNLKRILKLI; encoded by the coding sequence ATCGTACCAAAAGATAATCTACTTCGAAAAATCAACGATCTTATCGATTTCAGTTTTATCTATGACGAGCTTTTGGCTAAGTATTGCCAGACGAATGGCCGTACAGCGGAGAGCCCTATCAAGATGTTCAAATACCTTCTGTTAAAAACGATCTACACCGTTTCGGATGTAGATGTCGTTGAACGTTCCAGATATGATATGTCCTTCAAATATTTTCTTGAAATGGCACCAGAGGAGGATGTGATCAATTCAAGTTCGCTTACCAAATTCCGCAAACTACGATTAAAAGATATGGATCTGTTGAACCTGTTGATCAATAGGACCGTAACGATTGCTCTTGAAAAAGGCATTATAAAATCAAAGTCTATTATCGTAGACGCGACCCATACCGTTTCCAGATCGAATCCGCACACAGCATTGGCAGTACTCAGGGAACGCTCCAAGCTATTAAGAAAAGCGATATATCAGATTGATGGGGAATACAAGAGGAATCTACCACAAAAGAATGAATCCAACGACCTGGATCAAGAGCTTGCTTATTGCAGGGAATTACAGAGGGTCCTTGATGAAGATCAATCTATCAGTGAAATACCCGCTGTGAAAGAAAAGCTGAATCTGTTGAAGGAAACCATTGAAGACACAAAAGAATACTATCTGCTCTCTAAGGATGATGAGGCCAGACTTGGACACAAGTCAGTGGACAGCAGTTTCTTTGGATATAAAACACATCTGGCGATGACTGAGGAACGCATCATTACAGCAGCGGTCGTTACTACAGGCGAAAAAGGTGATGGCCCTGAACTACCTAGGTTATTAGAGATCAGCCAGCAGAATGGAATGCAAGTGGATACAATAATAGGTGATGCCGCGTATTCGGGAAAAGAAAATCTTCAGTTGGCAAAAGAACAAAACATTGATATCATCGCTAAATTAAATCCATCCATTACCCAAGGCTTTAGGAAAGATAAAGACAAGTTTGACTATAATAAAGATGCGGATATGTTTGTTTGTCCCGCAGGACATTTGGCCATCCGCAAGGCGCGTCAGGGAAAGAAGGAACAAGGTACAAATCAAACGGAGACCTATTACTTTGATGTGGAGAAATGTAAGGTCTGTCCTCTTAGGGAAGGATGTTACAAGCAAGGGGCCAGAACCAAATCCAATTCAGTCTCCATAAAATCCGAACTCCATAGGGAGCAGATGGCTTTCCAGCAAACCGATTATTATCGAAGCAAGTCTAAGCAAAGGTATAAGATCGAGGCCAAGAACAGTGAGCTCAAGAATGTCCATGGCTATGGCAGAGCTGATGCTTATGGAATCCACAATATGGAAATGCAGGGCGCAATGGCCATCTTCACCGTAAACCTGAAAAGAATCCTGAAATTGATCTAA